The following are encoded in a window of Amycolatopsis solani genomic DNA:
- a CDS encoding AfsR/SARP family transcriptional regulator: MRARRRATANLGATTIDIRLLGPFQVLVGGSPVVLTSSRQRALLATLALAAGRLVSIDALARGVWGETPPAHIRGSLQTYVMRLRRLCGEDTVVTEPDGYRLVVDPSRVDALRFLRALDQAAATTDPAQRRALLTAALATWGGAPLEGVGSPALAAEWGPLLTERHLFAVEQRIDLDTGLVPDARLVAELTDLVAQHPLRESLWERLVRALARSGRRAEALARYAGLRALLADELGVEPGEDLRRLHAELLAADAGPAVHTVPRQLPFDVAGFTGRGAEIAELDRLPPGGASGIVVIEGTAGVGKTSLAVHWSHRVRDRFPGGQLFLDLRGHSAGTPVTPDAALAGFLRALGVAPESVPSTVEERSALLRSRLDGSRTLMLLDNARDADQVRPLLPGSGNLVVVTSRNQLRGLVARDGARRIALRSFDDGDAAALLAGSVGPRRLAAEPGAVAELLQLCGRLPLALALAGERASRFPGVSLAGIVEELRDQRLRLDTLRDPQDAGTDLRAAFSWSYKALRPAAARFFRLLGLHPGHGFSLSPAAALAGVDLREARELADQLAAAHLLNQPGTDRYQFHDLLRVYAAELVETDTTADDRAAALRRLLDWYLATVAEANKLVRPDLLTEDITLGPPPVPAVHFTQHEQTIAWYATERVALTALVGIAADRGWTAHAWKLAWLLRGFFAERHDRDDWITTARAAVAVTRDAGDNTGLQYSANNLGSAYLRTLQPDQALEALEEARAASESGGGTALAVAILSNLAGAYYVRAEYAEAERYALQAVRLARDHGQRTFVPHALLNVSASRIGLHDYDHAAEAAEAAHQAFAELGDRYHAALALGNVAEALAGAGRHDEAEKAGLDALAELKELNADYGTIDVQITLGRLRQRTGRGREAAGHWTEALTVSQRLGDPRVTEIQALLATVPTEEPSPGDAPYP, encoded by the coding sequence GTGCGGGCCCGGCGGCGCGCGACGGCTAACCTGGGGGCGACCACCATCGACATCCGGCTGCTCGGCCCGTTCCAGGTGCTCGTCGGCGGTTCACCGGTCGTGCTGACCAGTTCCCGCCAGCGTGCGCTGCTCGCGACCCTCGCTCTCGCCGCGGGCCGGCTGGTGTCGATCGATGCGCTTGCGCGCGGGGTTTGGGGCGAGACGCCGCCCGCGCACATCCGGGGCAGCCTGCAGACCTACGTCATGCGCCTTCGCCGGCTCTGCGGTGAAGACACCGTCGTCACCGAGCCGGACGGGTACCGGCTCGTCGTCGACCCGTCCCGGGTGGACGCGCTGCGCTTCCTCCGCGCCCTCGACCAAGCCGCCGCCACCACCGATCCCGCGCAGCGGCGGGCGCTGCTCACCGCCGCGCTCGCCACCTGGGGCGGGGCGCCGCTGGAGGGGGTCGGGTCGCCCGCGCTCGCCGCCGAATGGGGGCCGCTGCTCACCGAACGGCACCTCTTCGCCGTCGAGCAGCGCATCGACCTCGACACCGGGCTCGTCCCCGACGCGCGGCTCGTCGCCGAACTCACCGATCTCGTCGCCCAGCACCCGTTGCGGGAGTCGTTGTGGGAACGGCTGGTCCGCGCCCTCGCCCGGTCCGGGCGCCGCGCCGAAGCGCTCGCGCGCTACGCCGGGTTGCGTGCGTTGCTGGCCGACGAACTCGGTGTCGAACCGGGCGAAGACCTGCGGCGCCTGCACGCCGAACTGCTCGCCGCCGACGCCGGGCCCGCCGTGCACACCGTGCCGCGGCAGCTGCCCTTCGACGTCGCCGGGTTCACCGGCCGCGGCGCCGAAATAGCCGAGCTCGACCGGCTGCCGCCCGGGGGTGCCTCCGGCATCGTCGTCATCGAAGGCACCGCCGGCGTCGGGAAGACGTCGCTGGCCGTGCACTGGTCACACCGCGTCCGCGACCGCTTCCCCGGCGGGCAGCTGTTCCTCGACCTGCGCGGCCACTCCGCGGGCACCCCCGTCACCCCGGACGCCGCGCTGGCCGGCTTCCTGCGCGCCCTCGGCGTCGCGCCCGAGTCCGTGCCTTCCACAGTGGAGGAACGCTCGGCCCTGCTGCGCAGCCGGCTCGACGGCAGCCGCACGCTCATGCTGCTCGACAACGCCCGCGACGCCGACCAGGTCCGCCCATTGCTGCCCGGCTCCGGCAACCTCGTCGTCGTGACCAGCCGAAACCAGTTGCGGGGCCTGGTCGCGCGCGACGGCGCCCGCCGCATCGCGCTGCGGTCCTTCGACGACGGCGACGCCGCCGCGCTGCTCGCCGGCAGCGTCGGGCCGCGGCGCCTGGCCGCCGAACCCGGTGCCGTCGCCGAACTCCTCCAGCTCTGCGGCCGGCTGCCGCTCGCGCTGGCGCTGGCCGGAGAACGCGCTTCCCGCTTCCCCGGCGTTTCGCTCGCCGGGATCGTCGAAGAGCTGCGCGACCAGCGGCTGCGCCTGGACACCCTGCGCGACCCGCAGGACGCCGGCACCGACCTCCGCGCCGCGTTCTCCTGGTCCTACAAGGCGCTGCGCCCGGCCGCCGCGCGGTTCTTCCGGCTGCTCGGCCTGCACCCCGGGCACGGCTTCAGCCTGTCGCCGGCCGCCGCGCTCGCCGGCGTCGACCTGCGCGAAGCCCGCGAACTCGCCGACCAGCTCGCCGCCGCGCACCTGCTCAACCAGCCCGGCACCGACCGCTACCAGTTCCACGACCTCCTGCGCGTCTACGCCGCCGAGCTCGTCGAAACCGACACGACCGCGGACGACCGCGCGGCGGCGCTGCGCCGGCTCCTCGACTGGTACCTCGCCACGGTCGCGGAGGCGAACAAGCTCGTCCGCCCCGACCTGCTCACCGAGGACATCACCCTCGGGCCGCCGCCGGTGCCCGCCGTCCACTTCACCCAGCACGAGCAGACGATCGCCTGGTACGCCACGGAACGCGTGGCCCTCACCGCGCTGGTCGGTATCGCGGCCGACCGCGGCTGGACCGCCCACGCCTGGAAACTCGCGTGGCTGCTGCGCGGCTTCTTCGCCGAACGCCACGACCGCGACGACTGGATCACCACCGCGCGCGCGGCCGTCGCCGTGACCCGCGACGCGGGCGACAACACCGGCCTCCAGTACAGCGCCAACAACCTCGGCTCGGCCTACCTGCGCACGCTCCAGCCCGACCAGGCGCTGGAAGCCCTCGAGGAGGCCCGCGCCGCTTCGGAGTCCGGCGGCGGCACCGCGCTGGCCGTGGCGATCCTGTCCAACCTCGCCGGGGCCTACTACGTCCGCGCCGAATACGCGGAGGCCGAGCGCTACGCCCTCCAAGCCGTCCGCCTCGCGCGCGACCACGGGCAGCGCACCTTCGTCCCGCACGCGCTGCTGAACGTCAGCGCCAGCCGCATCGGTCTGCACGACTACGACCACGCGGCCGAAGCCGCCGAGGCCGCGCACCAGGCTTTCGCCGAGCTGGGCGACCGCTACCACGCGGCGCTGGCCCTCGGGAACGTCGCCGAAGCGCTCGCCGGAGCCGGACGGCACGACGAAGCCGAGAAGGCCGGGCTCGACGCGCTCGCCGAGCTGAAGGAGCTGAACGCCGACTACGGCACCATCGACGTCCAGATCACCTTGGGCCGGCTCAGACAGCGCACCGGGCGCGGCCGTGAGGCGGCCGGCCACTGGACCGAGGCGCTGACCGTCAGCCAGCGCCTCGGCGACCCCCGGGTCACGGAGATCCAAGCCCTGCTGGCCACGGTGCCGACAGAAGAGCCCTCGCCCGGGGATGCGCCGTACCCCTAG
- a CDS encoding glycoside hydrolase family 3 C-terminal domain-containing protein: MRLVLAVVLGLSLAAPAAADAQPWRDARQAPDRRAAELIAAMTLDEKISQLHLQPDAEHQRFVPPIPRLGVPGFRIANGPAGMGPADDKPQKPATALPATMALASTFDTGLARRYGRLIGDETRALAHNVSEAPDINIARVPRNGRTFEGMGEDPVLAGALAAADIRGIQENGTIAEVKHYAANNQETQRQSIDEHIDERTLNEIYLPHFEEAVTEGRAGSVMCAYPKINGVFTCENPALLQDKLRDDWGFRGFIQSDWGAAHSTVGSANAGMNLEMIDGTWYGERMKQAVLAGQVTERRVDELLLPRFRTMFAFGQFDHPPVLSPLPTARHDAAAKEFAERGMVLLRNEHAQLPLDDRAVKSIALIGPFATRAKTGGGGSSAVIPTSTVDPLPGLRQRVPGAVVTLDDGGDVARAAALAGTADVSVVMVGDNEAEGKDRPSLALEGNQDALVAAVAAANPRTVVVVKSGGPVLMPWAASVPAILQAWYPGQQDGAAVASVLFGDVNPSAKLPITFPAADADTPANTPAQFPGVGGVATYSEGLQVGYRWFDAQDRAPLFPFGHGLSYTTFAFSGLSVRPAGDGATATFTVRNTGRRAGADVAQLYLGFPAAAGEPPRQLKGFSRVSLAPGESQRVTIRLDARDFSTWDTATHAWQPARGGFTVSVGDSSRSLPLVASLTR; the protein is encoded by the coding sequence ATGCGGCTCGTTCTCGCGGTGGTCTTGGGTTTGTCGCTGGCGGCGCCGGCGGCGGCGGACGCGCAGCCGTGGCGGGACGCCCGGCAGGCACCGGATCGCCGGGCCGCCGAGCTGATCGCCGCGATGACCCTCGACGAGAAGATCTCCCAGCTGCACCTGCAGCCCGACGCGGAGCACCAGCGGTTCGTGCCGCCGATCCCGCGTCTCGGCGTACCCGGGTTCCGCATCGCCAACGGCCCGGCCGGCATGGGCCCGGCCGACGACAAACCGCAGAAACCCGCGACCGCGCTGCCGGCCACGATGGCGCTCGCGTCGACGTTCGACACCGGTCTCGCGCGCCGGTACGGCCGGCTGATCGGCGACGAGACCCGCGCGCTCGCGCACAACGTGTCCGAGGCGCCGGACATCAACATCGCGCGCGTCCCGCGCAACGGCCGGACGTTCGAAGGCATGGGGGAGGACCCGGTGCTGGCCGGCGCGCTCGCCGCCGCCGACATCCGCGGCATCCAGGAGAACGGCACCATCGCCGAGGTCAAGCACTACGCGGCGAACAACCAGGAGACCCAGCGCCAGAGCATCGACGAGCACATCGACGAGCGCACGCTCAACGAGATCTACCTGCCGCACTTCGAAGAGGCCGTCACCGAAGGCCGCGCGGGCTCGGTGATGTGCGCCTACCCGAAGATCAACGGCGTCTTCACGTGCGAGAACCCGGCGCTGCTGCAGGACAAGCTGCGCGACGACTGGGGCTTCCGGGGTTTCATCCAGTCCGACTGGGGTGCCGCGCACAGCACCGTCGGGTCGGCGAACGCGGGCATGAACCTCGAGATGATCGACGGCACCTGGTACGGCGAGAGGATGAAGCAGGCGGTGCTCGCCGGGCAGGTGACCGAGCGGCGGGTCGACGAGCTGCTGCTGCCGCGGTTCCGCACGATGTTCGCCTTCGGGCAGTTCGACCACCCGCCGGTGCTCTCGCCGCTGCCGACCGCCCGGCACGACGCCGCCGCGAAGGAGTTCGCCGAACGCGGCATGGTGCTGCTGCGCAACGAGCACGCCCAGCTCCCGCTCGACGACCGCGCGGTGAAGTCGATCGCGCTGATCGGGCCGTTCGCGACCAGGGCCAAGACCGGCGGCGGTGGCAGCTCGGCCGTCATCCCGACGTCCACAGTGGACCCGTTGCCGGGGCTGCGCCAGCGCGTGCCCGGCGCGGTCGTGACGCTGGACGACGGCGGCGACGTCGCACGGGCGGCCGCGCTGGCGGGCACCGCGGACGTCAGCGTCGTGATGGTCGGGGACAACGAGGCCGAGGGCAAGGACCGGCCGAGCCTGGCACTGGAGGGCAACCAGGACGCGCTGGTGGCCGCCGTCGCCGCGGCGAACCCGCGCACGGTGGTCGTGGTGAAGAGCGGCGGCCCGGTGCTGATGCCGTGGGCGGCTTCGGTGCCCGCGATCCTGCAGGCGTGGTACCCGGGCCAGCAGGACGGCGCGGCGGTGGCGAGCGTGCTGTTCGGCGACGTCAACCCGTCGGCGAAGCTGCCGATCACGTTCCCGGCGGCGGACGCGGACACCCCGGCGAACACACCCGCGCAGTTCCCGGGCGTCGGCGGCGTCGCGACCTATTCGGAGGGCCTGCAGGTCGGCTACCGGTGGTTCGACGCGCAGGACCGAGCGCCGCTGTTCCCGTTCGGGCACGGCCTGTCGTACACGACGTTCGCGTTCTCGGGTCTGTCGGTGCGCCCGGCGGGTGACGGCGCGACGGCGACGTTCACGGTCCGCAACACCGGACGGCGGGCGGGCGCCGACGTGGCCCAGCTCTACCTGGGCTTCCCGGCGGCGGCCGGTGAGCCGCCCCGGCAGCTGAAGGGGTTCTCGCGGGTTTCGCTGGCTCCGGGGGAGTCCCAGCGGGTGACGATCCGGCTGGACGCGCGCGACTTCTCGACGTGGGACACGGCGACCCACGCGTGGCAGCCGGCGCGGGGCGGGTTCACGGTGTCGGTCGGCGATTCTTCGCGGTCCTTGCCGCTGGTGGCGTCGCTGACGCGGTGA
- the leuC gene encoding 3-isopropylmalate dehydratase large subunit, which translates to MTSPTGKARTLAEKVWESHLVRRGEGAEPDLLYIDLHLLHEVTSPQAFDGLRLAGRPLRRPDLTIATEDHNVPTVDIELPIADPVSRTQVDTLRRNCTEFGVRLHPMGDAEQGIVHVIGPQLGLTQPGMTVVCGDSHTSTHGAFGAIAFGIGTSEVEHVMATQTLPLRPFKTMAITVDGELRPGVTAKDVILAVIAKIGTGGGQGYILEYRGSAIEALSMEARMTVCNMSIEAGARAGMIAPDETTFEYLKGRPHAPQGADWDAAVENWRQLRTDDGAEFDAEVHLDAGSLTPFVTWGTNPGQGLPLGAEVPDPERIPDENDRIAAEKALSYMDLKPGTPLREISVDTVFLGSCTNGRIEDLRAAAEVLRGRKVADSVRMLVVPGSMRVRKAAEAEGLDQVFTEAGAEWRQAGCSMCLGMNPDQLKPGERSASTSNRNFEGRQGKGGRTHLVSPLVAAATAVRGTLSSPEDLLTAAR; encoded by the coding sequence ATGACCAGCCCGACCGGCAAGGCCCGCACACTGGCGGAGAAGGTGTGGGAAAGCCACCTCGTGCGCCGAGGGGAAGGCGCCGAACCGGACCTGCTCTACATCGACCTCCACCTGCTGCACGAAGTGACCAGCCCGCAGGCCTTCGACGGCCTCCGGCTGGCCGGGCGGCCGCTGCGCCGCCCCGACCTGACCATCGCGACCGAGGACCACAACGTCCCGACCGTCGACATCGAGCTCCCCATCGCCGATCCGGTCTCGCGCACCCAGGTCGACACCCTTCGGCGCAACTGCACGGAGTTCGGTGTCCGGCTGCACCCGATGGGTGACGCCGAGCAGGGCATCGTGCACGTCATCGGCCCGCAGCTCGGCCTGACCCAGCCCGGCATGACCGTGGTCTGCGGCGACAGCCACACCTCCACGCACGGCGCGTTCGGCGCCATCGCCTTCGGCATCGGCACGTCCGAGGTCGAGCACGTCATGGCCACCCAGACGCTGCCGCTCCGTCCATTCAAGACGATGGCGATCACGGTCGACGGCGAGCTGCGCCCCGGCGTCACGGCGAAGGACGTCATCCTCGCGGTGATCGCCAAGATCGGCACCGGCGGCGGCCAGGGCTACATCCTGGAGTACCGCGGCTCGGCCATCGAGGCGCTCTCGATGGAAGCCCGGATGACCGTCTGCAACATGTCGATCGAGGCCGGCGCCCGCGCCGGGATGATCGCCCCGGACGAGACGACGTTCGAGTACCTGAAGGGCCGCCCGCACGCGCCGCAGGGCGCCGACTGGGACGCGGCGGTCGAGAACTGGCGGCAGCTGCGCACCGACGACGGCGCCGAGTTCGACGCCGAGGTGCACCTGGACGCGGGCTCGCTGACGCCGTTCGTGACCTGGGGCACCAACCCCGGCCAGGGGCTCCCGCTGGGCGCCGAGGTGCCCGACCCCGAGCGGATCCCGGACGAGAACGACCGCATCGCCGCCGAGAAGGCCCTGTCCTACATGGACCTCAAGCCCGGCACGCCGTTGCGTGAGATCTCGGTCGACACCGTCTTCCTCGGCTCGTGCACCAACGGCCGGATCGAGGACCTGCGGGCCGCGGCCGAGGTGCTGCGCGGCCGGAAGGTGGCGGACTCGGTCCGGATGCTGGTGGTCCCCGGCTCGATGCGGGTCCGCAAGGCCGCCGAGGCCGAGGGCCTCGACCAGGTCTTCACCGAGGCGGGCGCCGAGTGGCGCCAGGCCGGCTGCTCCATGTGCCTCGGCATGAACCCGGACCAGCTGAAGCCGGGCGAGCGCAGCGCGTCGACGTCGAACCGCAACTTCGAGGGCAGGCAGGGCAAGGGCGGCCGGACGCACCTGGTGTCGCCGCTGGTGGCCGCCGCGACGGCCGTCCGGGGGACGCTTTCGTCGCCGGAAGACCTGCTGACCGCCGCCCGCTGA
- a CDS encoding IclR family transcriptional regulator, whose translation MGQHSGIGVLDKAVAVLQAVADDPCGLAELCTRTGLPRATAHRLAVGLEVHRLLRRGPDGRWRPGTALAELAGGSTDPLLDAAGVVLPKLRDVTGESVQLYRRDGVQRVCVATAEPPSGLRDTVPIGSRLPMTAGSGAKVLAAWADPHTQRTILADAVFGERTLLEVRRRGWAQSVAEREPGVASISAPVRDSAGTVVAAVSVSGPIERIGRKPGARWAADLLAAADALQERL comes from the coding sequence GTGGGACAGCATAGCGGTATCGGAGTACTGGACAAAGCAGTGGCCGTGCTGCAGGCGGTCGCGGACGACCCCTGCGGCCTCGCGGAACTCTGCACGCGGACCGGTCTGCCGCGCGCCACCGCGCACCGGCTCGCGGTCGGGCTCGAGGTGCACCGGTTGCTGCGCCGCGGTCCGGACGGGCGCTGGCGCCCCGGTACGGCGCTGGCCGAACTGGCGGGCGGCTCGACGGATCCCCTGCTCGACGCGGCCGGCGTGGTCCTGCCGAAGCTGCGGGACGTCACCGGCGAAAGCGTGCAGCTCTACCGGCGCGACGGCGTCCAGCGCGTGTGCGTCGCGACCGCGGAACCGCCGAGCGGCCTGCGCGACACCGTCCCGATCGGGTCGCGGCTGCCGATGACGGCCGGCTCGGGCGCGAAGGTGCTCGCGGCCTGGGCGGACCCGCACACGCAGCGCACGATCCTGGCCGACGCGGTCTTCGGCGAGCGCACGCTCCTGGAGGTGCGGCGGCGCGGGTGGGCCCAGAGCGTGGCCGAGCGCGAACCCGGCGTGGCGAGCATCTCGGCGCCGGTGCGCGATTCGGCGGGGACGGTCGTGGCGGCGGTGTCGGTGTCCGGCCCGATCGAGCGGATCGGCCGCAAGCCGGGCGCCCGCTGGGCGGCCGACCTCCTCGCGGCGGCGGACGCCCTGCAGGAACGGCTCTAG
- the leuD gene encoding 3-isopropylmalate dehydratase small subunit — protein MEPFTQHTGVGVPLRRSNVDTDQIIPAVYLKRVTRTGFEDGLFAAWRGDEDFILNQEPFRNGSVLVAGPDFGTGSSREHAVWALMDYGFRVVISARFADIFRGNSGKGGLVAAQCEQHDVELLWKLLENEPGTEVTVDLETKTVRAKDFTAPFQIDDYVRWRLLEGLDDIALTLRHAGEIDAFEAGRPSWKPTTTPITAG, from the coding sequence ATGGAACCGTTCACCCAGCACACCGGCGTCGGCGTCCCGCTGCGCCGGTCCAACGTGGACACCGACCAGATCATCCCGGCGGTCTACCTCAAGCGGGTCACCCGGACCGGCTTCGAGGACGGCCTGTTCGCCGCCTGGCGCGGCGACGAGGACTTCATCCTCAACCAGGAACCGTTCAGGAACGGAAGCGTGCTGGTCGCGGGGCCGGACTTCGGAACCGGTTCCTCCCGCGAGCACGCCGTCTGGGCCCTGATGGACTACGGCTTCCGGGTCGTCATCTCCGCCCGCTTCGCCGACATCTTCCGCGGCAACTCCGGCAAGGGCGGCCTGGTGGCCGCGCAGTGCGAGCAGCACGACGTCGAACTGCTCTGGAAGCTGCTCGAGAACGAGCCCGGCACGGAGGTCACGGTCGACCTCGAGACCAAGACCGTGCGGGCCAAGGACTTCACCGCGCCCTTCCAGATCGACGACTACGTCCGCTGGCGGCTGCTGGAGGGCCTCGACGACATCGCTCTCACGTTGCGCCATGCCGGTGAGATCGATGCCTTCGAAGCCGGCCGCCCGTCCTGGAAGCCGACCACGACACCGATCACCGCGGGCTAG
- a CDS encoding HU family DNA-binding protein — protein MANKAQLIEALSERLGDKKAASEAVDGLVDIIIRTVNKGEKVNITGFGVFEKRARAARTARNPRTGEAVRVKKTNVPAFRAGTTFKDVVSGAKKLAKVAPVKRAAAGTRASTTTRATTSRATTTRATTSRAAAAKPATATRTRAAAAKPATTRTRAAAPKAAAAKTTTTRAKAAPKAAAAKPAAAAKPAAAKTTAAKTTAAKPAASRTTTARKTTAAKAPARRTSTTAKKS, from the coding sequence ATGGCCAACAAGGCCCAGCTGATCGAGGCGCTGTCGGAGCGCCTGGGCGACAAGAAGGCCGCTTCCGAGGCGGTCGACGGTCTGGTCGACATCATCATCCGGACGGTCAACAAGGGCGAAAAGGTCAACATCACCGGCTTCGGCGTGTTCGAGAAGCGCGCCCGCGCGGCTCGGACGGCTCGTAACCCGCGTACCGGTGAGGCTGTGCGGGTCAAGAAGACGAATGTGCCCGCGTTTCGGGCGGGAACGACGTTCAAGGACGTCGTGTCCGGGGCGAAGAAGCTGGCCAAGGTGGCTCCGGTGAAGCGAGCGGCGGCGGGCACTCGCGCATCGACGACGACCCGGGCGACGACTTCGCGGGCGACGACCACCCGGGCGACGACTTCGCGGGCGGCGGCGGCCAAGCCGGCGACGGCGACGCGCACCCGGGCGGCTGCGGCGAAGCCGGCGACCACGCGCACGAGGGCGGCGGCTCCGAAGGCGGCCGCGGCGAAGACCACGACTACGCGGGCGAAGGCGGCTCCGAAGGCTGCCGCGGCGAAGCCGGCTGCGGCTGCCAAGCCTGCTGCCGCGAAGACCACGGCTGCGAAGACGACTGCGGCGAAGCCTGCTGCGTCGCGGACGACCACGGCCCGCAAGACGACCGCGGCCAAGGCACCGGCCAGGCGAACCTCGACCACGGCGAAGAAGAGCTGA
- a CDS encoding NUDIX hydrolase, with translation MTHEVRAAGAVLWRVAGGVTEVALVHRPRYGDWSLPKGKLDAGETIAEAAVREVREETGFAAVLGRYLGRTSYVVPSRNGSGTVPKTVDYFAAQAVSGGFAANDEVDELRWLEPTAAEKLLTRPADVRVLRVFCELPVGLSTLVLVRHAKAGKRDEWTGDDDLRPLSEAGQRQAAALRRVVALFGPGRVLSAPRLRCVQTVHGIADDLGTEVRHEPLFSEEGYWPDPVLGVARLLAVAGDGGTPVVSSQGGVIPDLVSALADRDGVELSAARGGVVPSKKGSFWVLSFRPPTAEKGPLLLAADYYPSALPAPAPTRS, from the coding sequence ATGACCCACGAAGTACGGGCGGCCGGCGCGGTGCTGTGGCGCGTCGCCGGCGGGGTGACCGAGGTCGCCCTGGTCCACCGCCCGCGGTACGGCGACTGGTCGCTGCCGAAGGGGAAGCTCGACGCGGGCGAGACGATCGCCGAGGCCGCCGTCCGGGAAGTGCGCGAGGAGACCGGGTTCGCCGCCGTACTGGGCCGCTACCTGGGCCGGACGTCCTACGTGGTGCCCTCGCGCAACGGATCCGGGACGGTCCCGAAGACGGTCGACTACTTCGCGGCGCAAGCGGTGTCCGGCGGGTTCGCGGCGAACGACGAGGTCGACGAGCTGCGCTGGCTGGAGCCGACGGCGGCGGAGAAGCTGCTGACGCGGCCGGCCGACGTGCGCGTGCTGCGGGTGTTCTGCGAGCTGCCGGTCGGCCTGTCGACGCTCGTGCTGGTGCGGCACGCGAAGGCGGGCAAGCGCGACGAGTGGACCGGCGACGACGACCTGCGCCCGCTGTCGGAGGCGGGCCAGCGGCAGGCGGCCGCGTTACGGCGCGTGGTGGCGCTGTTCGGGCCCGGCCGGGTGCTGTCGGCGCCGCGGCTGCGGTGCGTCCAGACGGTGCACGGGATCGCGGACGACCTCGGCACCGAAGTCCGGCACGAACCGCTGTTCTCGGAAGAGGGCTACTGGCCGGACCCGGTGCTCGGCGTCGCGCGGCTGCTCGCCGTGGCCGGCGACGGCGGGACGCCCGTGGTGTCCAGCCAGGGCGGCGTGATCCCGGACCTGGTGAGCGCGCTGGCCGACCGCGACGGCGTGGAGCTTTCCGCCGCGCGCGGCGGGGTCGTGCCCAGCAAGAAGGGCTCGTTCTGGGTCCTGTCGTTCCGCCCGCCGACGGCCGAAAAAGGCCCGCTCCTCCTGGCGGCGGACTACTACCCGAGCGCGCTCCCGGCCCCGGCGCCCACCCGCTCCTGA